From the genome of Nasonia vitripennis strain AsymCx chromosome 1, Nvit_psr_1.1, whole genome shotgun sequence, one region includes:
- the LOC100680439 gene encoding uncharacterized protein LOC100680439: MASQSITLVALLCIVILSLVSVSFVEADCRWTGCHAHSAGDWCDVLGPGYKLKRWQRCNGIFGKQEYCCN; this comes from the coding sequence ATGGCATCTCAATCCATAACTCTCGTCGCACTTCTGTGCATCGTGATCCTCAGTTTGGTGTCGGTGAGCTTCGTCGAAGCCGACTGTCGCTGGACAGGATGTCACGCACACTCGGCAGGAGATTGGTGCGACGTTTTGGGACCAGGATACAAGCTCAAAAGATGGCAGCGTTGCAACGGAATCTTCGGCAAACAGGAGTACTGCTGCAACTAA
- the LOC100120900 gene encoding GATOR complex protein WDR59 isoform X2: protein MSKHWGRDYVVTEHRDLQANTMAVDVTGNHVLLAGRRYLAIKHLDEEPLRKFHRQSKYEVGSAEWNPNLANCHLCAISSNTRVEILSFMGNNGYELQPTHSLRAHTRVVSDLNWHPKDPDILATCSIDTYIHIWDIRDQRKPSLSLSAVAGASQVRWNVLSPNMLATAHDGDIKIWDQRKGNSPVQYIAAHLTKIHGLDWCPFQQNQLATSSQDCTVKIFDTNNPRRAESILTTNSPVWRARYTPFGEGLVTIVVPQLRRGENSLLLWNTSNLSAPIYTFDGHTDVVLEFQWRQPRSEKNDFELITWSKDQCLRIFKIPPLLKKLCGHDMDDGNCVYTQYSEDSNMRILQSVQALQLHESNNEQQLTYPPTNMDTTVSNQEDEVSKLEKEAPSPTQPKTLQQEFSLINMNIPNIEVNAMDATERTCTVTASNKNYNVVLKVNFPGNYPYSAQPTFQFCPGTNIDNAIMTKLLKVLKQTAQQRVRKNRSCLEPCLRQLITTLDQTCIKDESEKNHLGYHMQHTENFLNSNKICSNYQDAYIPFPRTSGAKFCSVGILVCFGRSSYARRTSVKPDGATPRALSALGSSVNNNGGHFMQIYPHSYVPPDNITISSFYFEERITRKNAHTFNRSHGKPGFKNYHSLVTIYDASSLFFVNKELAEKYVINTTDISAMCQANANIAASLERPDLVQAWCLAALVISQPLTNAQNAQGTYQSPDTDAPWSLHPFGQNLIHSLIQHYANQSDIQMAGMLSCAFSCRSENSDMLQSRFISKSVNVSPGGSPYHTIHPADTSLEGWNFPNLKQNRSNSWSESLDGLQIQDTFSEYGRNIRLLDEKNTALYDAYKKAYAEVLHRWRLLDARAQVLKHVSTTSFDTHKSIEFQSECLTCNKSSKGPQCSLCKRLTFQCVVCHISVRGPSNFCIVCGHGGHTYHLASWFKNETVCPTGCGCYCLQENMLLLKM, encoded by the exons ATGTCGAAGCACTGGGGCAGAGACTATGTGGTCACGGAGCATCGAGATCTGCAG GCCAATACCATGGCTGTGGATGTTACGGGTAACCACGTTCTCCTAGCTGG GAGGCGATATTTAGCAATAAAACACCTTGACGAGGAACCCCTTAGAAAGTTTCATCGACAAAGTAAATATGAAGTAGGCTCTGCAGAATGGAATCCTAATCTAGCAAACTGTCACTTGTGTGCCATATCT AGCAATACTAGAGTTGAAATATTGAGTTTTATGGGAAACAATGGCTATGAATTGCAACCCACTCATAGTTTACGGGCCCACACACGTGTAGTGAGTGATTTAAACTGGCATCCTAAAGATCCTGATATATTAGCTACATGCAGCATTGATACTTACATTCATATTTGGGATATTAGAGATCAACGAAAGCCAAGTTTATCTCTTTCAGCAGTTG CTGGAGCATCTCAAGTGCGATGGAATGTTTTATCCCCAAACATGCTTGCAACTGCCCATGATGGTGATATCAAAATTTGGGATCAACGAAAAGGAAACAGCCCAGTTCAATACATTGCTGCCCATTTGACAaaa attcATGGACTAGATTGGTGTCCTTTTCAACAAAATCAATTAGCTACGTCAAGCCAAGATTGCACAGTCAAAATTTTTGATACCAATAATCCGCGCAGAGCTGAAAGTATCTTGACAACTAATTCTCCAGTGTGGAGAGCCAGATATACG CCTTTTGGAGAAGGACTAGTGACAATTGTTGTACCTCAATTACGAAGAGGAGAAAATAGCCTTTTATTGTGGAACACTTCTAATTTATCAGCACCTATTTATACATTTGATGGACATACGGATGTTGTACTCGAATTTCAGTGGCGACAACCGAGATCGG aaaaaaatgatttcgAGCTTATCACATGGTCCAAAGATCAATGTTtgagaatatttaaaattccgCCTTTATTGAAAAAg TTGTGTGGTCATGATATGGACGATGGAAATTGCGTTTATACTCAATATTCAGAAGACAGCAACATGA GAATTTTGCAATCTGTGCAAGCCCTTCAGCTACATGAATCTAATAATGAACAACAATTAACTTATCCTCCAACAAATATGGATACAACAGTCTCAAATCAAGAAGATGAAGTTTCCAAACTTGAAAAAGAAGCACCATCACCAACTCAGCCAAAAACTTTACAGCAAGAATTTTCACTCATCAACATGAATATACCAAATATCGAA GTAAATGCAATGGACGCAACGGAGCGAACTTGTACAGTGACTgcttcaaataaaaattacaatgtAGTGTTAAAAGTGAATTTTCCAGGAAATTACCCTTATAGTGCTCAACCTACGTTTCAATTTTGTCCTGGAACTAATATAGACAATGCGATAATGACGAAGTTACTTAAAGTACTAAAGCAAACTGCTCAACAAAGAGTTAGGAAAAATAGATCATGTTTGGAACCTTGCTTAAGGCAGTTGATTACAACATTAGATCAG ACCTGTATAAAAGATGaaagtgaaaaaaatcatttaggATATCACATGCAGCATactgaaaactttttaaattcgAATAAAATCTGCTCAAATTATCAAGACGCATATATTCCCTTTCCTCGGACATCAGGAGCAAAATTCTGCAGCGTAG GTATACTGGTATGCTTTGGACGATCATCGTACGCGCGACGAACTTCAGTGAAACCTGATGGCGCAACACCTCGTGCTTTATCTGCACTGGGATCTAGTGTTAATAATAATGGCGGACATTTTATGCAAATTTATCCTCATTCTTATGTACCACCTGACAACATTACCATAAGTTCTTTTTACTTTGAGGAACGT ATAACAAGAAAAAATGCTCACACCTTTAACAGAAGTCACGGGAAGCCGGGTTTCAAAAATTACCATTCTTTAGTAACCATATACGATGCGTCATCCCTTTTTTTCGTCAACAAAGAGTTGGCTGAAAAATACGT AATCAACACAACTGATATATCTGCCATGTGCCAGGCCAACGCAAATATAGCAGCAAGTTTGGAGAGACCTGATCTTGTACAGGCTTGGTGCTTAGCTGCTTTAGTCATTTCACAACCTCTCACAAATGCTCAAAATGCTCAAGGGACTTATCAAAGTCCAGATACAGATGCACCCTGGTCTCTACATCCTTTTGGACAGAATTTGATTCATTCTTT aatacAACACTATGCAAATCAATCCGACATACAAATGGCGGGTATGTTAAGTTGTGCCTTTAGCTGTAGATCAGAAAATTCCGATATGTTGCAGAGTCGTTTTATCAGCAAATCAGTGAATGTCAGC cCTGGTGGATCACCTTATCATACAATTCATCCAGCAGATACTAGTCTTGAAGGGTGGAACTTTcctaatttaaaacaaaatagaTCAAATTCTTGGTCAGAGTCATTAGATGGTCTTCAAATTCAGGATACATTCAGTGAATATGGGCGTAATATAAG GCTATTGGATGAAAAGAATACAGCATTATATGATGCTTATAAAAAAGCGTATGCCGAAGTCTTACATAGATGGCGACTTTTAGATGCAAGAGCACAAGTATTAAAACATGTTAGTACTACTTCGTTCGATACACACAAGAGCATTGAATTCCAGAGTGAATGTTTGACCTGTAATAAATCAAGTAAAGGACCACAATGCTCACTTTGTAAACGACTGACTTTTCAATGCGTTGTGTGTCACATATCTGTTAGAG gACCTAGCAATTTTTGTATAGTGTGTGGACATGGCGGTCACACTTATCATTTAGCATCATGGTTCAAAAATGAGACTGTATGTCCAACTGGCTGTGGCTGTTATTGCCTTCAAGAGAATATgttacttttaaaaatgtaa
- the LOC100120900 gene encoding GATOR complex protein WDR59 isoform X1 — MSKHWGRDYVVTEHRDLQANTMAVDVTGNHVLLAGRRYLAIKHLDEEPLRKFHRQSKYEVGSAEWNPNLANCHLCAISSNTRVEILSFMGNNGYELQPTHSLRAHTRVVSDLNWHPKDPDILATCSIDTYIHIWDIRDQRKPSLSLSAVAGASQVRWNVLSPNMLATAHDGDIKIWDQRKGNSPVQYIAAHLTKIHGLDWCPFQQNQLATSSQDCTVKIFDTNNPRRAESILTTNSPVWRARYTPFGEGLVTIVVPQLRRGENSLLLWNTSNLSAPIYTFDGHTDVVLEFQWRQPRSEKNDFELITWSKDQCLRIFKIPPLLKKLCGHDMDDGNCVYTQYSEDSNMRILQSVQALQLHESNNEQQLTYPPTNMDTTVSNQEDEVSKLEKEAPSPTQPKTLQQEFSLINMNIPNIEVNAMDATERTCTVTASNKNYNVVLKVNFPGNYPYSAQPTFQFCPGTNIDNAIMTKLLKVLKQTAQQRVRKNRSCLEPCLRQLITTLDQTCIKDESEKNHLGYHMQHTENFLNSNKICSNYQDAYIPFPRTSGAKFCSVGILVCFGRSSYARRTSVKPDGATPRALSALGSSVNNNGGHFMQIYPHSYVPPDNITISSFYFEERITRKNAHTFNRSHGKPGFKNYHSLVTIYDASSLFFVNKELAEKYVINTTDISAMCQANANIAASLERPDLVQAWCLAALVISQPLTNAQNAQGTYQSPDTDAPWSLHPFGQNLIHSLIQHYANQSDIQMAGMLSCAFSCRSENSDMLQSRFISKSVNVSKLFTGKWWLKPGGSPYHTIHPADTSLEGWNFPNLKQNRSNSWSESLDGLQIQDTFSEYGRNIRLLDEKNTALYDAYKKAYAEVLHRWRLLDARAQVLKHVSTTSFDTHKSIEFQSECLTCNKSSKGPQCSLCKRLTFQCVVCHISVRGPSNFCIVCGHGGHTYHLASWFKNETVCPTGCGCYCLQENMLLLKM; from the exons ATGTCGAAGCACTGGGGCAGAGACTATGTGGTCACGGAGCATCGAGATCTGCAG GCCAATACCATGGCTGTGGATGTTACGGGTAACCACGTTCTCCTAGCTGG GAGGCGATATTTAGCAATAAAACACCTTGACGAGGAACCCCTTAGAAAGTTTCATCGACAAAGTAAATATGAAGTAGGCTCTGCAGAATGGAATCCTAATCTAGCAAACTGTCACTTGTGTGCCATATCT AGCAATACTAGAGTTGAAATATTGAGTTTTATGGGAAACAATGGCTATGAATTGCAACCCACTCATAGTTTACGGGCCCACACACGTGTAGTGAGTGATTTAAACTGGCATCCTAAAGATCCTGATATATTAGCTACATGCAGCATTGATACTTACATTCATATTTGGGATATTAGAGATCAACGAAAGCCAAGTTTATCTCTTTCAGCAGTTG CTGGAGCATCTCAAGTGCGATGGAATGTTTTATCCCCAAACATGCTTGCAACTGCCCATGATGGTGATATCAAAATTTGGGATCAACGAAAAGGAAACAGCCCAGTTCAATACATTGCTGCCCATTTGACAaaa attcATGGACTAGATTGGTGTCCTTTTCAACAAAATCAATTAGCTACGTCAAGCCAAGATTGCACAGTCAAAATTTTTGATACCAATAATCCGCGCAGAGCTGAAAGTATCTTGACAACTAATTCTCCAGTGTGGAGAGCCAGATATACG CCTTTTGGAGAAGGACTAGTGACAATTGTTGTACCTCAATTACGAAGAGGAGAAAATAGCCTTTTATTGTGGAACACTTCTAATTTATCAGCACCTATTTATACATTTGATGGACATACGGATGTTGTACTCGAATTTCAGTGGCGACAACCGAGATCGG aaaaaaatgatttcgAGCTTATCACATGGTCCAAAGATCAATGTTtgagaatatttaaaattccgCCTTTATTGAAAAAg TTGTGTGGTCATGATATGGACGATGGAAATTGCGTTTATACTCAATATTCAGAAGACAGCAACATGA GAATTTTGCAATCTGTGCAAGCCCTTCAGCTACATGAATCTAATAATGAACAACAATTAACTTATCCTCCAACAAATATGGATACAACAGTCTCAAATCAAGAAGATGAAGTTTCCAAACTTGAAAAAGAAGCACCATCACCAACTCAGCCAAAAACTTTACAGCAAGAATTTTCACTCATCAACATGAATATACCAAATATCGAA GTAAATGCAATGGACGCAACGGAGCGAACTTGTACAGTGACTgcttcaaataaaaattacaatgtAGTGTTAAAAGTGAATTTTCCAGGAAATTACCCTTATAGTGCTCAACCTACGTTTCAATTTTGTCCTGGAACTAATATAGACAATGCGATAATGACGAAGTTACTTAAAGTACTAAAGCAAACTGCTCAACAAAGAGTTAGGAAAAATAGATCATGTTTGGAACCTTGCTTAAGGCAGTTGATTACAACATTAGATCAG ACCTGTATAAAAGATGaaagtgaaaaaaatcatttaggATATCACATGCAGCATactgaaaactttttaaattcgAATAAAATCTGCTCAAATTATCAAGACGCATATATTCCCTTTCCTCGGACATCAGGAGCAAAATTCTGCAGCGTAG GTATACTGGTATGCTTTGGACGATCATCGTACGCGCGACGAACTTCAGTGAAACCTGATGGCGCAACACCTCGTGCTTTATCTGCACTGGGATCTAGTGTTAATAATAATGGCGGACATTTTATGCAAATTTATCCTCATTCTTATGTACCACCTGACAACATTACCATAAGTTCTTTTTACTTTGAGGAACGT ATAACAAGAAAAAATGCTCACACCTTTAACAGAAGTCACGGGAAGCCGGGTTTCAAAAATTACCATTCTTTAGTAACCATATACGATGCGTCATCCCTTTTTTTCGTCAACAAAGAGTTGGCTGAAAAATACGT AATCAACACAACTGATATATCTGCCATGTGCCAGGCCAACGCAAATATAGCAGCAAGTTTGGAGAGACCTGATCTTGTACAGGCTTGGTGCTTAGCTGCTTTAGTCATTTCACAACCTCTCACAAATGCTCAAAATGCTCAAGGGACTTATCAAAGTCCAGATACAGATGCACCCTGGTCTCTACATCCTTTTGGACAGAATTTGATTCATTCTTT aatacAACACTATGCAAATCAATCCGACATACAAATGGCGGGTATGTTAAGTTGTGCCTTTAGCTGTAGATCAGAAAATTCCGATATGTTGCAGAGTCGTTTTATCAGCAAATCAGTGAATGTCAGC AAGCTTTTCACTGGCAAGTGGTGGTTGAAG cCTGGTGGATCACCTTATCATACAATTCATCCAGCAGATACTAGTCTTGAAGGGTGGAACTTTcctaatttaaaacaaaatagaTCAAATTCTTGGTCAGAGTCATTAGATGGTCTTCAAATTCAGGATACATTCAGTGAATATGGGCGTAATATAAG GCTATTGGATGAAAAGAATACAGCATTATATGATGCTTATAAAAAAGCGTATGCCGAAGTCTTACATAGATGGCGACTTTTAGATGCAAGAGCACAAGTATTAAAACATGTTAGTACTACTTCGTTCGATACACACAAGAGCATTGAATTCCAGAGTGAATGTTTGACCTGTAATAAATCAAGTAAAGGACCACAATGCTCACTTTGTAAACGACTGACTTTTCAATGCGTTGTGTGTCACATATCTGTTAGAG gACCTAGCAATTTTTGTATAGTGTGTGGACATGGCGGTCACACTTATCATTTAGCATCATGGTTCAAAAATGAGACTGTATGTCCAACTGGCTGTGGCTGTTATTGCCTTCAAGAGAATATgttacttttaaaaatgtaa
- the Ahcy gene encoding S-adenosylhomocysteine hydrolase — MTTKPAYKVADISLAEWGRKEITLAENEMPGLMAIRKKYGPEKILKGARIAGCLHMTVQTAVLIETLIELGAEVQWSSCNIFSTQDHAAAAMAKVGVPVYAWKGETDEEYLWCIEQTLVFNDGKPFNMILDDGGDLTNLVHTKYPQYLKECKGISEETTTGVHNAYRMFREGKLKVPVINVNDSVTKSKFDNLYGCRESLIDGIKRATDVMIAGKVCVVAGYGDVGKGSAQSLRALGGRVLITEIDPIIALQAAMEGYEVTTMDEASKKGQIYVTTTGCKDIITGEHFLNMPNDAIVCNIGHFDCEIQVAWLDKNAVEKINIKPQVDRYKLANGRHVILLAEGRLVNLGCATGHSSFVMSNSFTNQTLAQIELWTKSEAYSVGVHMLPKKLDEEVAALHLDHLGVKLTKLSPSQAKYLDIPVEGPFKPDHYRY; from the exons ATGACTACTAAACCAGCTTACAAAGTCG CTGATATTTCCCTTGCCGAATGGGGAAGGAAGGAAATAACATTGGCCGAAAATGAAATGCCAGGTTTAATGGCTATACGCAAGAAGTATGGtccagaaaaaattttaaaaggtgCTCGCATTGCTGGTTGCCTCCACATGACAGTGCAAACTGCTGTACTCATCGAAACACTGATTGAGCTTGGTGCTGAG GTACAATGGTCTTCCTGTAACATATTTAGTACCCAAGACCATGCTGCTGCAGCAATGGCCAAAGTTGGAGTACCAGTATATGCTTGGAAGGGAGAAACTGATGAAGAGTATCTCTGGTGCATTGAGCAAACATTAGTTTTCAATGATGGAAAACCATTTAATATGATTCTGGATGATGGAGGTGATCTAACTAATCTTGTTCACACAAAGTATCCGCAATATCTGAAAGAGTGCAAAGGCATTTCTGAAGAGACCACCACTGGTGTGCATAATGCCTATCGCATGTTCAGAGAAGGCAAACTTAAAGTTCCTGTCATAAACGTAAATGACTCAGTGACAAAG AGCAAATTTGACAATCTGTACGGATGTCGTGAGTCATTGATTGATGGCATTAAGAGAGCCACAGATGTCATGATTGCTGGTAAAGTTTGCGTGGTAGCTGGTTATGGTGATGTAGGAAAAGGATCTGCTCAAAGTTTGAGAGCATTGGGTGGTCGTGTTTTAATTACTGAGATTGATCCTATTATTGCTCTGCAAGCTGCCATGGAAGGCTATGAG GTAACAACTATGGATGAAGCTTCCAAAAAAGGACAAATATATGTCACAACAACCGGATGCAAGGACATCATTACAGGAGAACACTTTTTAAATATGCCAAATGATGCTATAGTCTGCAATATTGGTCATTTCGACTGTGAAATTCAGGTGGCTTGGTTGGATAAGAATGcagttgaaaaaataaacatcaaACCACAAGTAGATCGTTACAAATTAGCTAATggaag ACACGTCATTCTTCTGGCGGAAGGCCGATTGGTAAATCTAGGCTGTGCAACAGGACATTCAAGTTTTGTTATGAGCAATTCCTTTACAAACCAAACACtcgctcaaatcgagttgtggaCTAAATCAGAAGCTTATTCTGTGGGTGTTCACATGCTACCCAAAaag cTGGATGAAGAAGTAGCTGCTTTACATCTTGATCATTTGGGTGTTAAACTGACAAAACTGAGTCCAAGTCAAGCTAAATACTTGGATATTCCTGTTGAGGGACCATTCAAGCCAGATCATTACAgatattaa
- the LOC100120925 gene encoding coiled-coil domain-containing protein 130 homolog, producing the protein MGERKGQNMYYPPDYNPKFGGLNKSQGTHALRERARKLHMGILIIRFEMPFNIWCDGCGNHIGMGVRYNAEKKKIGMYYSTPLYQFRMKCHLCDNHFEIKTDPANLNYEIVSGARRQENRWDPTENEQVVPETKEVSRRLYDDAMYKLEHNLEDKKVAKTRANVLESAIELNESLWKDDYTSNCALRSIFRTKKKEIQGKATMDQAFLKKMGININLVSEHEDDIKLAKLLSQHKQLQKGSKDKLPLKRLLSIAESRERSKNKPLALESKKSKKIVLPAVTQTSASSSSSSSGAIKNSSSSLSLVQYDSTSSDSDS; encoded by the exons ATGGGTGAACGCAAAGGACAAAACATGTATTATCCACCGGATTACAATCCCAAGTTTGGAGGATTGAATAAATCTCAAGGAACCCATGCcctgcgcgagcgagctcgaAAACTTCACATGGGTATCTTGATAATTAGATTTGAAATGCCCTTCAATATATGGTGCGATGGCTGCGGAAATCACATTGGAATGGGCGTTCGTTATAAtgcggaaaagaaaaaaattggaatGTACTACAGCACTCCCTTATATCAGTTCAGAATGAAATGTCACCTATGCGACAATCACTTTGAAATTAAGACTGATCCAGCA AATTTAAATTATGAAATCGTTAGTGGAGCTCGCAGACAAGAGAATCGATGGGACCCAACAGAAAATGAACAAGTTGTACCAGAAACTAAAGAAGTTTCAAGGAGATTATACGATGATGCTATGTACAAGTTGGAGCATAATTTAGAAGATAAGAAAGTTGCAAAGACGAGAGCAAATGTTTTAGAAAGCGCTATTGAATTGAATGAGTCTTTATGGAAAGATGATTACACATCAAATTGTGCTCTGCGATCAATTTTTCGA acTAAGAAGAAAGAAATACAGGGTAAAGCTACAATGGATCAGGCATTCTTAAAGAAAATGGGTATTAATATCAATTTGGTTAGTGAGCATGAAGATGATATAAAATTGGCCAAACTCTTATCTCAACACAAACAATTGCAAAAAG GTAGCAAAGACAAATTGCCTTTAAAACGGCTACTTTCCATTGCTGAGTCAAGAGAACGATCCAAAAACAAGCCTTTAGCACTGgaaagtaaaaaaagtaaaaaaatagtacTACCTGCTGTAACACAAACATCTGCATCAAGTTCGAGCAGCAGTAGTGGAGCAATTAAGAACAGCAGCTCCAGCTTATCACTCGTGCAGTATGATAGCACTAGTTCAGATAGTGATTCGTAG
- the LOC100680520 gene encoding ragulator complex protein LAMTOR4 homolog, whose protein sequence is MLSMERIPDQVGYLVLTEDGAVLTSGGELENDERLANIVMSLISLTDKIDSKAFPSNEAFDKISIIYDNHCYIICLSNKKVHVIKKKFSPTLAMNPQLVDIQ, encoded by the exons atgcTTTCAATGGAAAGAATCCCAGACCAAGTTGGCTACTTGGTGCTGACAGAGGACGGAGCTGTTCTTACC TCTGGAGGTGAACTAGAAAACGATGAAAGACTGGCAAACATCGTCATGAGCTTGATTTCTCTTACTGACAAAATTGATTCTAAAGCATTTCCATCTAACGAAGCTTTTGACAAGATTTCCATTATATACGATAATCACTGTTACATTATTTGTCTATCAAACAAGAAAGTTCATGtgatcaaaaaaaaattctctccAACCTTGGCAATGAATCCACAACTGGTTGACATACAATAG